The DNA window CCTCGCAATCGTGGACGAAGAGAGCGAGATAACCTACTTCGAGACCGACCGCGTGGACGTTCGGGGAACGACTGACCACGACGTCCCGACCGACCTGTCGGGGTCGCTCATCGCCGACCGCGTGTTGCTGTGGAATCCCCCGGACGAACTCCACGGGAAGTCGTTTTACGGCCAGCAGATGGGCGGCCGCGACGCGACCGGTATCCTGCAGTTGTCGCTCGTCGAGGCCGCACACCTCGTCGCGGAGGGAAACCTGTCGGTTGACGGTGGCTACGAGAAAATCGTCGAGCGCGGCGAGGAGGTCGAGGGTGACCGGTTCGACCGGCGGTTGCTGGTGTACCGAACCCTCCGAGACCGGGGCGTCGTTCCGAAAACCGGCTTCAAGTTCGGTGCCGACTTTCGAACCTACGCCGACGTGGAGTCCGTGGAGAACCTCGGCCACTCCGAGTTCCTGATTCGGGTGCTCCGGGACGGCCACGAGTTTTCTCCCCGCGACCTCGCGCTGGACGTTCGATTGGCTCACGGGGTTCGAAAACGGATGGTTTTTGCACTCGTCACCGACAACGAACGAATAGACACTTGGCTGTCGGTGACACGACTTACACCATGACACGAGACGATTCATCCGAGACGGGAAGGGAACCCGTCCCTGACGGCGGCACCGCGACGGGAGAGGACGATGTTGTCCTCGACCCGTGGGGGTCGGCGACGGTCTCCGATTACCGCAAACTGTTCGAAGAGTTCGGCATCGAGGAGTTCGACGACGTGCTCCCCGACGTTCCGAACCCGCACTACCTGATGCGCCGGAGCGTCATCTTCGGCGACCGTGGTTACCGCCGCGTCGCTGAAGCCATGCGGAACGACGAACCGTTCGCCGCGCTGTCCGGGTTCATGCCGACCGGCGATCCGCACATCGGGCACAAACTGGTGTTCGACGAACTCATCTGGCACCAACAGCAGGGCGGGGACACCTACGGCCTCATCGCCGACCTCGAAGCTCACAGCGCCCGCGGCCTATCGTGGGAGGAAATCGACGAGCACGCGCGCGACTATCTCCTGTCGCTCATCGCGCTCGGATTCGACCCCGAGGAGGGGACGCTGTATCGCCAGTCAGAGAACCGCGAACTGCAGGATTTGGCGTTCGAACTCGGGTCGAAGGCGAACTTCTCGGAGTTCCAGTCCATCTACGGCTTCGACGGCGAAACCAACGTCTCGCACGTCCAGAGCGTCGTCACGCAGATGGCCGACATCCTCTACCCGCAACTCTCCGAGCCGAAACCGACCGTCATCCCCGTCGGCCCCGACCAAGACCCGCACGTCAGGCTGGCGCGCGACTTGGCGGTTCGGATGCGGTACTTCGGCGTGACGAAGGCCTACGCGAGTTTCGAGGCCGACGAGGAGGAACTGTCGCACGTCGCGGCGGCGTACGAAGCGCGCAAGGAGTACGCGGACGACCCGGATATGCCCCGCTGTGAGGACGCGGCGGCGTGGTTGGCCGAACACGGCGACTCCGACGTTCCGGCCGTCGAGACGACGATTTCGAAGCTCGAAAACGCCGGGATGGAACCGCTTCGTCCCCGCGTCCGGTTCCTCGACCGCAACGCGACCGAGGAAGCCTACGACTCCCTCATCGACGCCATCGAAGGCGAAAAGCGGGTCTTCGACGAGCACATCGACGTGTTCGATTACTCGCGCGAGGACGCGAAAGCGTTGGCCCGCGAGGTGGAGATGGACAACGGCGGCTACGGGTTCATCATGCCCTCGTCCATCTACCACCGGTTCATGACCGGGCTGACGGGCGGCAAGATGTCCTCGTCGATTCCGGCGAGCCACATCAGTCTGATGGACGACCCCGAGGACGGCTACGACAAGGTGAAATCCGCGACGACGGGCGGGCGCGAGACGGCGGAAAAACAGCGCGAGTTGGGCGGGAAGGCCGACGAATGTCCGGTGTACGAACTGTACGCCTACCTGCTCGCGGGTGACGACGACGAGTTCACGAAGCGGGTGTACGACGAGTGCGTCGGCGGTGAGCGACTCTGTGGCGACTGCAAGGAACAGGCCGCCCAGTTGATGCGCGAGTTCTTGGAGGACCACCAAGAGAAGCGCGAGGAGGCGGAAGAACTGTTGGACGGTCTCGACATCGAATTGGGGTCCTCGCGCCGGTAGCTCGAACCGGTTCGCACTCGTACTTCGAAAAGCGCTTTGCGGACGGCTTTAAAGGTAGTACTAGATGAATCGCCTCCGTTTGCTGTTAGGACTCGGCGCGTTCGGCGTCGTCGGTGGTGGCCTCTCGATTTGGTACGGATTCAGAAACGAGATGTGTACCGTCGGTACCGGCGTCCAGAGCCAGTGCGGTCCGAACATCATCTTTCTGATTCCCGGCATCCTCCTCACACTGGTCGGAATCGGGCTCCTTCTGATGGCCTATCAGCGCGGTTCGTCCTCCCGGTCTCCACCTCTCGGTGGGTGAAACCGGAACGCGTCAGTACATCCTCGTCCAGTCACTTCTCGACGACGACACACGGCGTGGCGGCGTCCACGAACCCCTCCGCTTCGGCATCGACCAGTTTCCAGTAGTTCCGAGTGTCCACACCCGTCACTTCCCGAACGACCTCCTCGCTGATGACGTTCGCGCCGCTCAACACGAGTTCGAACGATTCGCGCTTTCTGCCCTCGAACTCCCTGTCGAACGTCTTCCTGCTCTCCTCGTTCGGGTAGTTCAGGATGAGATGGCCGCCCTCACTGACGTGCGAGTAGAGGCTCTCGATAGCCCGCCGCGGCTCCTCGACGAAGTAGAGCGTGGCGACGCTGTACACCACGTCGAACCGTCGGTCGGTGTCGAGGTCGGGCAGTGAATCGACGGCGAAGTGGAGGTTGTCGAGTTTCTCCTCGGTCGCTTTTTCCGCGTTGTCCCGAACCACCGTCTCGGAGATGTCGAAGCCGAACACCTCGATGTCAGGGTGGCGCTCGGCGAGGAGGAACGGGACAACCCCGGGGCCACAGCCGACGGATGCGAACTCCTCGGGCGTTCCCTCACGCTCGAAAAACCGCTCCACGAGGTCGGCCATCCGCTCGCCGCCGATGTAGGCACAGCGGTCGTAGTTCGCCCTGTCGTAGAACCGCTCCCAGTCCATCATGGAGTTCCCATGGCGGGGCACGGAATAAACTCCTCCGAATCGTCCACACCGTCCCCGAGTCACGTGTCGTGTCCCGTGTTGCGCATCGACCTCTCCGAGTCGGGTATCCGTCCGTTCGCAACGTTTTTGTCGATTCTGTGCGACCCTTTACCCATGCCATCCGAATCCCATCGTGGCTGTGTCGCCGTTGACCACCGACCACCGACGGGATTCGACTTTTTCGTCGCGGCCTGAGCGACCGGTGGACTCCTCTCGCGGTGAGAGGACGAAACCGGCCGCGGCGGCCCGACTGGCTTCAGAAGGGCTAAACCGACGCAACGGGAGATACGACCAACGACTACCGAGTGTACATGAAACTACCAGAATCACAGGTCGCGGTGTTGGAAGCCGCGAGCGCAACCGACGAACGAACGATAGCGGACCTCGCCAAAGCGACCGGCCTGAAACCGGAGACGGTGACGGGTGCGGTCTTCGAACTCGAAGACGAGGACCTGCTGTCGGTGACCGAACGAACAGAGGAGTCCGTCTCGCTGACCGAGGAAGGAGAGGAGTACGCCGAGGGCGGCCTTCCCGAAATCGAACTGTACGAGGCGGCCATCGACGCCGGTGCGGGCGACGCGCCGATTCAGATGGGGCAAGCCATCGGCGCGTCCGGTCTCGGCGGACCGCAGGTCAACATCGCACTCTCGAACTACGCCCGGAAGGGCTACGGGACCATCGACAGCGGCGAAATCACGGCCGACCCGGACGCCGACTCCGACGATGATGCGGAAGCGAGTGCGCTCGCCGCGCTCGCGGCCGGTGAATCGGTGGCCGACGCCGACGTTCTCGACCAGCTGGAGAGTCGCGGCCTCGTCGAGCGCTCCGAATCGACGGTTCGCTCGGCGACGCTGACCGACGACGGCGTGACGGCGATGATGGAGGGTATCGAGGCGGCAGAGACGGTCGGTCAGTTGACGCCGGAGATGCTCACCAGCGGCGAGTGGCGCGACGTCGAGTTCGCGGAGTACAACGTCGCGGCCGACGCGGAGCGGATGGACGGCGGGAAGGTTCACATCCTCCGCCAGACGGCGAACCGCGTGAAGGACGTGCTCGTCGGGATGGGCTTCGAGGAGATGGACGGCCCGCACGCGGACGCGGACTTTTGGATAAACGACTGTCTGTTCATGCCCCAAGACCACCCGGCGCGGACCCACTGGGACCGCTTCGCGCTGTCGAACCCGACCGAAATCGGGGACCTGCCGGAGGACTTGGTGGACCGCGTTCACAGCGCGCACCTCGAAGGCGTGGGCGACCACGGCGAGGGCTATCACTCGCCGTGGGACGAGGACTTCGCGCGGGCCATCGCGCTCCGCGGCCACACCACGTCGCTCTCGATGCGCTACCTCTCGGGCTACGCGCAGGGCGAGTTGGAACCGCCACAGCGCTTCTTCAGCGTCGAGAAGGTGTACCGTAACGACACCCTCGACCCGACCCACCTGCTGGAGTTCTTCCAAATCGAGGGCTGGGTGATGGCCGAGGACCTCTCGGTCCGCGACCTGATGGGCACGTTCGAGGAGTTCTACGCCCAGTTCGGCATCACGGACATCCAGTTCAAGCCGCACTACAACCCGTACACGGAGCCGAGCTTCGAGCTGTTCGGCAATCACCCGGAGACGGGCGAACTCATCGAAATCGGCAACAGCGGGATGTTCCGTCCCGAGGTGCTCGAACCCCTCGGCGTCGAGTGCGACGTGATGGCGTGGGGCCTCGCCCTCGAACGCCTGCTAATGTTGATGTACGGCTTCGAGGACATCCGCGACGTGCACGGAACGCTGTGTGACCTCGAACTGCTCCGCAACGTGGAGGTGATTCACTGATGCCAACTGTCGATGTCAACCCCGACGAACTGCGCCAACTGACCGGCCACGACGAGAAGAGCGACGACGAACTGAAGGAAGATATGTTCGGCCTCGGGTTGGAGTTCGAAGGCGAAACCGAGGACGGCGACATGCAGTTGGAGTTCGCTCCGGACCGTCTGGACCGCCTCTCCATCGAAGGCGTGGCTCGGTCGCTTCGCTACCAGTACGGCGACGACACCGGCGTCTACGTGCCGAAGACGAACGACCCCGATTGGACCATCGAAGTGGACGAGAGCGTCCCCGACGAGCGCCCCTACGTCACGGGTGCCATCGTCCGCGGCGTGAACCTGAACGAGGAGGCGCTCGACTCGCTCATCCAACTGCAGGAGAAGCTCCACGCGACGATGGGCCGCAAACGCGCAAAAGGTGCCATCGGGATTCACGATTTGACGATGCTGAAAGGACGCGATGCGCGGAGCGCATCGGAACGGGCGAGCGGCGTCTCCGGGAGCGAAGCGACCGAGGGCTCGGAAGCGCGACGTGCTTCCGGCGAAGCCGCGAGCCAGCCAGCCTCCGAAGACGGGAGTAACTCCATCCGGTACGTCGGCGTTGACCCCGATGGAGATCGGTTCGTCCCGCTCGATTCGGATGCCGAGATGACGCCCGAGGAAGTCCTTCGCGCACACCCGACCGGCGAGAAGTACGCCGACCTCGTGTCCGAGTACGACCGGTATCCGGCCATCTACGACGACATCGGTCTGTTCTCGTTCCCGCCGGTCATCAACGGCCGCCGGACCGAGGTCGAAACGGAGTCGCGCGACCTGTTCATCGAACTCACCGGCACGGACCAGTGGACCATCGACAAGATGTGTGCCATCATCTGCTACGCGCTCGACGCCCGCGGCGGAACCATCGAGGAAGTCGCGGTCGAGTACGACGACCGGACGCTGGTGCGACCGGACTTCGAGGTAACGACGAAGGACGTCACGCACGACCGAATCGAGACGCTGCTCGGCATCGAGTTCACCCCAGACGAAGTGGTGGAACTGCTGGCGCGCTCCGGCCTGTCCGGCGATGCTGAGGAAACGGAGGACGGAACCGTCACATACGAGGTCGAAATTCCGCCCTACCGCGTGGACGTGCTTCATCCCGTGGACATCGTGGACGACATCGGTCGCGCCTACGGCTTCAACGACCTCTCGCCGCGCTATCCCGACGTGGGGACGGTCGGCGGGAGACACGAGCGCTCGCAACTCGAAGACGCTGCCCGCGAAGTCCTCGTCGGCCTCGGCTTCGAGGACCTGCTCAACTTCCACATGATCAGCGAGGAGGAGAACTACGAGCGGATGCGCGTGGAACCCGAGACCGACGTGGTTGGCGGCGGCACCCCGGCGGCCATCAAGAACCCGTACAGCGAGGATTACACCATGCTCCGAACGTGGGCGCTCCCCTCGCTCATGATGGTGCTGGAGAACAACACCCACCGCACCTACCCGCAGGACCTCACGGAAATCGGTCTGGCCGCGCGAGTGGACGAGAGCGAGAACACCGGTGTCGCAGAACACCGAACGGTCGCTGGCGTCCTCGCCCGTCACGACGCCTCCTACGAGGACGCGAAGGCCCGTCTGCAAGCCGTCGCGCGGAACTTCGACGTCGGCCTCGAAACGCCGCCGACGGAGCACCCGACGTTCATCACCGGGCGTGCGGCGTCCGTGGTCATCGACGGCGAGACTGTCGGCGTCATCGGTGAAATTCACCCCGAAGTGCTCGTGGAACACGACTTGGAAGTCCCCGTAACGGGATTCGAATTCCGGTTAGACGCGCTGGAGTAACCGCGAACGTTCGTCGTTCGCGGGCACGTCCCACAGTCGAACAACGCCTAAATTCGTTCTCTTCGACCGTTTTTATATGATGTATGAATTCTCCCCCATTTCCGCTGACGACGTGGACGCTATCGTCTCGTGGCGGTACGACCCGCCGTCCGTCGCAGTTCAGCCTCAGTCCGCGTCGTGTGCGTATCCCGATTGCTCGTCGCTCGTCGATGGAGACCGAACGTATCGGCTGTGCGCCATCGTCTCCGTCATAGTGACCGCCAAGAGGTAGTACCACGGCTTCCGTGCGACGGTCGTACGGAGCGCGTGGCTCGGCGGTACGACCCAAATTGCGAGCGTGACACAGAGCAGGGCGTGTGATACGGGTCGGTACTCCCGCCGAAGGAGGACGACCAACGTGCTCAACAGCAGTCCGAGCTCGAACGAATGAATCTCTGCCCACGTCGAAAACCACGTACTGGGAACCGAAGTCATAGCCCGACAACAACGGGACGTCCCTTCAGTACGTGTTCCGTTCCATCCCGGAAGCCGGACGTTGTTTTCGAACGTCGATTCCGCCGTTCCCCTTTCGACTTTCAAACGAACGCTTACTCCTCCGGTTCGATGGCTACTGGAGGTCCGCCCCGATGGCTTCCTCGATACTGTCGTAGCCGTCCCGGTCGAGGAGTTCGAGGAGTCCTTCGTTGATGTCGCGGGCGATAGACGGCCCACGGTAGATAAACCCGGTGTACAACTGGACGACGTGCGCTCCCGCGCGAATCTTTCGGTAGGCGTCTTCGGCGGTGAAGATTCCCCCGACACCGACTATCGGTACGTCCACCCGT is part of the Haladaptatus paucihalophilus DX253 genome and encodes:
- a CDS encoding class I SAM-dependent methyltransferase — encoded protein: MMDWERFYDRANYDRCAYIGGERMADLVERFFEREGTPEEFASVGCGPGVVPFLLAERHPDIEVFGFDISETVVRDNAEKATEEKLDNLHFAVDSLPDLDTDRRFDVVYSVATLYFVEEPRRAIESLYSHVSEGGHLILNYPNEESRKTFDREFEGRKRESFELVLSGANVISEEVVREVTGVDTRNYWKLVDAEAEGFVDAATPCVVVEK
- the pheT gene encoding phenylalanine--tRNA ligase subunit beta; this encodes MPTVDVNPDELRQLTGHDEKSDDELKEDMFGLGLEFEGETEDGDMQLEFAPDRLDRLSIEGVARSLRYQYGDDTGVYVPKTNDPDWTIEVDESVPDERPYVTGAIVRGVNLNEEALDSLIQLQEKLHATMGRKRAKGAIGIHDLTMLKGRDARSASERASGVSGSEATEGSEARRASGEAASQPASEDGSNSIRYVGVDPDGDRFVPLDSDAEMTPEEVLRAHPTGEKYADLVSEYDRYPAIYDDIGLFSFPPVINGRRTEVETESRDLFIELTGTDQWTIDKMCAIICYALDARGGTIEEVAVEYDDRTLVRPDFEVTTKDVTHDRIETLLGIEFTPDEVVELLARSGLSGDAEETEDGTVTYEVEIPPYRVDVLHPVDIVDDIGRAYGFNDLSPRYPDVGTVGGRHERSQLEDAAREVLVGLGFEDLLNFHMISEEENYERMRVEPETDVVGGGTPAAIKNPYSEDYTMLRTWALPSLMMVLENNTHRTYPQDLTEIGLAARVDESENTGVAEHRTVAGVLARHDASYEDAKARLQAVARNFDVGLETPPTEHPTFITGRAASVVIDGETVGVIGEIHPEVLVEHDLEVPVTGFEFRLDALE
- the pheS gene encoding phenylalanine--tRNA ligase subunit alpha, producing the protein MKLPESQVAVLEAASATDERTIADLAKATGLKPETVTGAVFELEDEDLLSVTERTEESVSLTEEGEEYAEGGLPEIELYEAAIDAGAGDAPIQMGQAIGASGLGGPQVNIALSNYARKGYGTIDSGEITADPDADSDDDAEASALAALAAGESVADADVLDQLESRGLVERSESTVRSATLTDDGVTAMMEGIEAAETVGQLTPEMLTSGEWRDVEFAEYNVAADAERMDGGKVHILRQTANRVKDVLVGMGFEEMDGPHADADFWINDCLFMPQDHPARTHWDRFALSNPTEIGDLPEDLVDRVHSAHLEGVGDHGEGYHSPWDEDFARAIALRGHTTSLSMRYLSGYAQGELEPPQRFFSVEKVYRNDTLDPTHLLEFFQIEGWVMAEDLSVRDLMGTFEEFYAQFGITDIQFKPHYNPYTEPSFELFGNHPETGELIEIGNSGMFRPEVLEPLGVECDVMAWGLALERLLMLMYGFEDIRDVHGTLCDLELLRNVEVIH
- the endA gene encoding tRNA-intron lyase, whose protein sequence is MDGTLRDDEVHVGGDARQRYYDSRGYGRPLGGNEVAFSRVEAAHLLLRGDLDSVDGNDFRAFLQESTGNGFASRFLVYADLRERGFYLSPDREGWVSDARTDSDFVVYPRGSGPWDDEVLYRIRVASERETVPVSELGDTVLAIVDEESEITYFETDRVDVRGTTDHDVPTDLSGSLIADRVLLWNPPDELHGKSFYGQQMGGRDATGILQLSLVEAAHLVAEGNLSVDGGYEKIVERGEEVEGDRFDRRLLVYRTLRDRGVVPKTGFKFGADFRTYADVESVENLGHSEFLIRVLRDGHEFSPRDLALDVRLAHGVRKRMVFALVTDNERIDTWLSVTRLTP
- a CDS encoding tryptophan--tRNA ligase, with the protein product MTRDDSSETGREPVPDGGTATGEDDVVLDPWGSATVSDYRKLFEEFGIEEFDDVLPDVPNPHYLMRRSVIFGDRGYRRVAEAMRNDEPFAALSGFMPTGDPHIGHKLVFDELIWHQQQGGDTYGLIADLEAHSARGLSWEEIDEHARDYLLSLIALGFDPEEGTLYRQSENRELQDLAFELGSKANFSEFQSIYGFDGETNVSHVQSVVTQMADILYPQLSEPKPTVIPVGPDQDPHVRLARDLAVRMRYFGVTKAYASFEADEEELSHVAAAYEARKEYADDPDMPRCEDAAAWLAEHGDSDVPAVETTISKLENAGMEPLRPRVRFLDRNATEEAYDSLIDAIEGEKRVFDEHIDVFDYSREDAKALAREVEMDNGGYGFIMPSSIYHRFMTGLTGGKMSSSIPASHISLMDDPEDGYDKVKSATTGGRETAEKQRELGGKADECPVYELYAYLLAGDDDEFTKRVYDECVGGERLCGDCKEQAAQLMREFLEDHQEKREEAEELLDGLDIELGSSRR